From the Rhinoderma darwinii isolate aRhiDar2 chromosome 12, aRhiDar2.hap1, whole genome shotgun sequence genome, one window contains:
- the STON2 gene encoding stonin-2 isoform X2, translating into MILLPDNSSFQEDEDLDMESVNWPGTVNGHPEPCTRTRFPSWVTFEDEIIAHTAKDSPQNLTESPKSPSTPDSNFNTVRALKKRERPKSSLVDLSRTQKLDFSTLHRQLSLNSTPSKTPNPFLDEALKDVQPSPINPFSSFFEEQERRSQHSSVSSGPGSSQRNSISILAEELDTEQFEDYRKKVLQADVVEQLKQIQIEDPDSPGSPSLPDDPLKLDEPISSPLTFTKSQPKEGWPMLLRIPEKKNIMSSRHWGPIYVKVSEAGFLQLFYEKGLEKPFKDFKLEVNHEMSDPKLQNYDESGRIHTIRIDRVSYREKRKYQPMPLVTHAGERDQVIKLGTTDYSDFISFILTIQDVLFHLPATVDLSTMHQNYIEEEITVDVRDEFRGILAKGDNQLLQHSVVTHVHVLSFISGMADCRLGLNDVLIKGNEVVSRHDIMPTTTTKWVRLHDCQFHSSVDEEQFHGPRTVVFTPLDACRFELMRFQTVFSEKTLPFTLRTMACVRGAEVELQSWVVMSTGFSSNRDSLSQVPCENVTIRHPVPPEWVNYFRRDSVLGERSLKAKVNREASFGSPSFSGSEPAMRVTLGTAKYEHAFNAIVWRISRLPDKNSGWGHPHCFYCHLELGSDREVPPIFAKYVEVEFSMPAASASKTAVRSISVEEKTELKKWVNYSAHFYYKVEIEQKTTLNPDVEEETVENPAECVAQ; encoded by the exons ATAATTCATCTTTCCAGGAAGATGAAGACCTAGACATGGAATCTGTCAATTGGCCCGGCACAGTCAATGGTCACCCGGAGCCATGCACAAGAACTCGCTTCCCCAGTTGGGTCACCTTTGAAGATGAGATTATAGCACACACTGCTAAAGACTCCCCCCAAAATCTAACGGAAAGTCCAAAATCCCCCTCTACCCCGGACAGTAATTTTAATACTGTTAGagccttaaaaaaaagagagcgaCCCAAGAGCTCGCTGGTCGACCTCTCTAGGACTCAAAAACTTGACTTTTCAACATTGCACAGACAGCTCTCATTAAATTCCACTCCTAGCAAAACCCCCAATCCGTTCCTTGACGAGGCCTTGAAGGATGTGCAGCCTTCCCCAATTAATCCATTCAGCTCATTTTTTGAGGAGCAAGAGAGACGCTCTCAACACTCTTCAGTATCCAGTGGGCCAGGGTCAAGCCAAAGAAACTCCATCTCCATTCTCGCTGAAGAGCTTGACACCGAACAGTTTGAAGATTACCGGAAGAAGGTCTTACAAGCAGACGTGGTAGAACAACTCAAGCAGATTCAAATTGAAGACCCGGATTCTCCCGGGAGCCCGTCTCTGCCAGATGACCCCTTGAAATTAGATGAGCCCATCAGTTCCCCTTTGACATTCACCAAGTCTCAGCCTAAAGAAGGATGGCCAATGCTGTTGAGAATTCCAGAGAAAAAGAACATTATGTCCTCTAGACACTGGGGTCCCATCTATGTGAAGGTCTCAGAAGCCGGCTTCCTACAGCTCTTCTATGAGAAGGGTTTGGAAAAACCATTTAAAGACTTTAAACTGGAGGTCAACCATGAGATGTCAGACCCTAAACTTCAAAATTATGATGAGAGTGGAAGGATTCACACCATCCGCATCGACCGGGTATCATACAGAGAGAAACGCAAGTATCAGCCGATGCCGCTTGTCACTCACGCAGGAGAGAGGGATCAGGTGATAAAGCTGGGAACAACTGACTATTCAGACTTTATAAGCTTCATCTTAACAATCCAAGATGTTTTGTTCCACCTCCCTGCCACGGTGGACCTCAGCACCATGCACCAGAATTACATCGAAGAGGAGATCACTGTAGATGTCCGAGATGAGTTCAGAGGAATTCTGGCCAAGGGAGACAACCAGCTCCTTCAACACTCTGTGGTCACGCACGTCCATGTTCTCAGTTTCATCTCAGGAATGGCGGACTGCAGGTTAGGACTCAACGACGTCCTCATCAAAGGCAATGAAGTGGTCTCCAGGCATGATATTATGCCAACTACAACAACCAAGTGGGTGAGACTACATGACTGCCAATTCCATTCATCGGTAGATGAAGAGCAATTCCACGGCCCCAGAACAGTTGTATTCACCCCACTGGATGCCTGTAGGTTTGAATTAATGAGGTTCCAGACtgtattttctgaaaaaactttgcCCTTCACCCTCAGAACAATGGCCTGTGTTCGTGGAGCGGAGGTCGAACTACAGAGCTGGGTGGTCATGTCTACTGGCTTCTCTTCCAACAGAGACAGTCTATCCCAAGTTCCCTGTGAAAATGTCACTATTCGACATCCAGTGCCACCAGAGTGGGTGAACTATTTCCGAAGAGACAGTGTACTTGGGGAGAGGTCATTAAAGGCCAAAGTCAATAGGGAGGCCAGTTTTGGTTCCCCTAGCTTCTCCGGTTCCGAGCCAGCCATGAGAGTTACGTTGGGTACGGCGAAATATGAACACGCATTTAATGCCATTGTATGGAGGATTAGCCGACTTCCTGATAAAAACTCAG GATGGGGTCACCCCCACTGCTTCTACTGCCATCTGGAGTTGGGTTCAGACCGGGAAGTTCCGCCGATCTTCGCCAAGTACGTGGAGGTGGAATTTTCTATGCCTGCAGCATCTGCGTCCAAGACAGCGGTGCGCTCCATCTCCGTAGAGGAGAAAACAGAACTCAAGAAGTGGGTGAACTACTCGGCCCATTTCTACTACAAG GTGGAAATTGAGCAGAAGACGACTCTGAACCCCGACGTGGAGGAAGAGACTGTAGAGAATCCTGCTGAATGTGTTGCCCAATAA
- the STON2 gene encoding stonin-2 isoform X3 — translation MESVNWPGTVNGHPEPCTRTRFPSWVTFEDEIIAHTAKDSPQNLTESPKSPSTPDSNFNTVRALKKRERPKSSLVDLSRTQKLDFSTLHRQLSLNSTPSKTPNPFLDEALKDVQPSPINPFSSFFEEQERRSQHSSVSSGPGSSQRNSISILAEELDTEQFEDYRKKVLQADVVEQLKQIQIEDPDSPGSPSLPDDPLKLDEPISSPLTFTKSQPKEGWPMLLRIPEKKNIMSSRHWGPIYVKVSEAGFLQLFYEKGLEKPFKDFKLEVNHEMSDPKLQNYDESGRIHTIRIDRVSYREKRKYQPMPLVTHAGERDQVIKLGTTDYSDFISFILTIQDVLFHLPATVDLSTMHQNYIEEEITVDVRDEFRGILAKGDNQLLQHSVVTHVHVLSFISGMADCRLGLNDVLIKGNEVVSRHDIMPTTTTKWVRLHDCQFHSSVDEEQFHGPRTVVFTPLDACRFELMRFQTVFSEKTLPFTLRTMACVRGAEVELQSWVVMSTGFSSNRDSLSQVPCENVTIRHPVPPEWVNYFRRDSVLGERSLKAKVNREASFGSPSFSGSEPAMRVTLGTAKYEHAFNAIVWRISRLPDKNSGWGHPHCFYCHLELGSDREVPPIFAKYVEVEFSMPAASASKTAVRSISVEEKTELKKWVNYSAHFYYKVEIEQKTTLNPDVEEETVENPAECVAQ, via the exons ATGGAATCTGTCAATTGGCCCGGCACAGTCAATGGTCACCCGGAGCCATGCACAAGAACTCGCTTCCCCAGTTGGGTCACCTTTGAAGATGAGATTATAGCACACACTGCTAAAGACTCCCCCCAAAATCTAACGGAAAGTCCAAAATCCCCCTCTACCCCGGACAGTAATTTTAATACTGTTAGagccttaaaaaaaagagagcgaCCCAAGAGCTCGCTGGTCGACCTCTCTAGGACTCAAAAACTTGACTTTTCAACATTGCACAGACAGCTCTCATTAAATTCCACTCCTAGCAAAACCCCCAATCCGTTCCTTGACGAGGCCTTGAAGGATGTGCAGCCTTCCCCAATTAATCCATTCAGCTCATTTTTTGAGGAGCAAGAGAGACGCTCTCAACACTCTTCAGTATCCAGTGGGCCAGGGTCAAGCCAAAGAAACTCCATCTCCATTCTCGCTGAAGAGCTTGACACCGAACAGTTTGAAGATTACCGGAAGAAGGTCTTACAAGCAGACGTGGTAGAACAACTCAAGCAGATTCAAATTGAAGACCCGGATTCTCCCGGGAGCCCGTCTCTGCCAGATGACCCCTTGAAATTAGATGAGCCCATCAGTTCCCCTTTGACATTCACCAAGTCTCAGCCTAAAGAAGGATGGCCAATGCTGTTGAGAATTCCAGAGAAAAAGAACATTATGTCCTCTAGACACTGGGGTCCCATCTATGTGAAGGTCTCAGAAGCCGGCTTCCTACAGCTCTTCTATGAGAAGGGTTTGGAAAAACCATTTAAAGACTTTAAACTGGAGGTCAACCATGAGATGTCAGACCCTAAACTTCAAAATTATGATGAGAGTGGAAGGATTCACACCATCCGCATCGACCGGGTATCATACAGAGAGAAACGCAAGTATCAGCCGATGCCGCTTGTCACTCACGCAGGAGAGAGGGATCAGGTGATAAAGCTGGGAACAACTGACTATTCAGACTTTATAAGCTTCATCTTAACAATCCAAGATGTTTTGTTCCACCTCCCTGCCACGGTGGACCTCAGCACCATGCACCAGAATTACATCGAAGAGGAGATCACTGTAGATGTCCGAGATGAGTTCAGAGGAATTCTGGCCAAGGGAGACAACCAGCTCCTTCAACACTCTGTGGTCACGCACGTCCATGTTCTCAGTTTCATCTCAGGAATGGCGGACTGCAGGTTAGGACTCAACGACGTCCTCATCAAAGGCAATGAAGTGGTCTCCAGGCATGATATTATGCCAACTACAACAACCAAGTGGGTGAGACTACATGACTGCCAATTCCATTCATCGGTAGATGAAGAGCAATTCCACGGCCCCAGAACAGTTGTATTCACCCCACTGGATGCCTGTAGGTTTGAATTAATGAGGTTCCAGACtgtattttctgaaaaaactttgcCCTTCACCCTCAGAACAATGGCCTGTGTTCGTGGAGCGGAGGTCGAACTACAGAGCTGGGTGGTCATGTCTACTGGCTTCTCTTCCAACAGAGACAGTCTATCCCAAGTTCCCTGTGAAAATGTCACTATTCGACATCCAGTGCCACCAGAGTGGGTGAACTATTTCCGAAGAGACAGTGTACTTGGGGAGAGGTCATTAAAGGCCAAAGTCAATAGGGAGGCCAGTTTTGGTTCCCCTAGCTTCTCCGGTTCCGAGCCAGCCATGAGAGTTACGTTGGGTACGGCGAAATATGAACACGCATTTAATGCCATTGTATGGAGGATTAGCCGACTTCCTGATAAAAACTCAG GATGGGGTCACCCCCACTGCTTCTACTGCCATCTGGAGTTGGGTTCAGACCGGGAAGTTCCGCCGATCTTCGCCAAGTACGTGGAGGTGGAATTTTCTATGCCTGCAGCATCTGCGTCCAAGACAGCGGTGCGCTCCATCTCCGTAGAGGAGAAAACAGAACTCAAGAAGTGGGTGAACTACTCGGCCCATTTCTACTACAAG GTGGAAATTGAGCAGAAGACGACTCTGAACCCCGACGTGGAGGAAGAGACTGTAGAGAATCCTGCTGAATGTGTTGCCCAATAA
- the GTF2A1 gene encoding transcription initiation factor IIA subunit 1 isoform X2, producing the protein MATAANANPVPKLYRSVIEDVINDVRELFLDEGVDEQVLVELKTLWENKLMQSKAVDGFHSEEQQLLLQSQQHQHHHHHHHVQAHHHHQQQQPTATHQAPTQQVLIPAAAHQASQQQVLIPSNDSKLIQHMAPQGMSAAATAATLALPAGVTPVQQLITNSGQLLQVVRAANGAQYIIQPQQPMVLQQQMIPQMQPGGVQAPVIQQVLAPMPGGLSQQTGVIIQPQQILFTGNKTQVIPTTVAAQAPTQAQISMANAQQQQQGQQQTPLVLQVDGAGDTSSEEDEEEDEDYDDEEEEDKEKDGEDGQVEEEPLNSEDDVSDEEGQELFDTENVVVCQYDKIHRSKNKWKFHLKDGIMNLNGRDFVFSKAIGDAEW; encoded by the exons ATGGCGACCGCGGCCAACGCCAACCCCGTG CCTAAACTTTACCGCTCGGTCATCGAGGACGTGATTAATGACGTGCGGGAGCTGTTTCTGGACGAGGGTGTGGACGAGCAGGTCCTGGTGGAGCTGAAGACG CTGTGGGAGAACAAATTGATGCAATCGAAGGCGGTGGACGGGTTTCACTCAGAGGAGCAGCAACTTCTCCTCCAATCCCAGCAGCAccagcaccaccaccaccaccatcatgtgcagGCGCACCACCACCACCAGCAGCAGCAGCCGACCGCCACTCACCAAGCACCGACGCAGCAGGTTCTCATCCCGGCTGCCGCGCACCAAG CTTCTCAGCAGCAAGTTCTGATCCCAAGTAACGATTCCAAACTGATCCAGCACATGGCCCCGCAAGGAATG AGTGCAGCAGCCACCGCGGCCACCCTGGCCCTGCCCGCCGGGGTCACCCCTGTCCAGCAGCTCATCACTAACTCTG GTCAGCTCCTGCAGGTGGTCAGAGCCGCTAACGGTGCCCAGTATATCATCCAGCCGCAGCAGCCCATGGTCCTGCAGCAGCAAATGATTCCCCAGATGCAGCCTGGAGGGGTACAGGCCCCCGTTATCCAGCAG GTTTTAGCCCCTATGCCCGGTGGCCTTTCGCAGCAGACCGGTGTCATCATACAGCCTCAGCAGATCCTCTTCACAGGCAACAAGACCCAAGTCATCCCAACCACCGTCGCTGCTCAAGCCCCAACACAGGCCCAGATCTCTATGGCAAAcgcccagcagcagcagcaggggcaGCAGCAGACGCCTCTCGTCCTGCAGGTTGATGGTGCCGGAGACACTTCTTCtgaggaggatgaagaagaagatgaAGATTATGacgatgaagaggaggaggacaaggagaAGGACGGCGAGGACGGACAAGTAGAAGAG GAGCCGCTGAACAGTGAGGATGACGTGAGCGATGAGGAGGGGCAGGAGCTGTTTGACACGGAGAATGTTGTCGTTTGCCAGTACGATAAG ATCCACAGGAGTAAAAACAAGTGGAAGTTTCATCTCAAAGATGGAATTATGAACCTGAACGGTCGAGACTTTGTTTTCTCCAAAGCCATTGGTGATGCGGAGTGGTGA
- the GTF2A1 gene encoding transcription initiation factor IIA subunit 1 isoform X1 — protein MATAANANPVPKLYRSVIEDVINDVRELFLDEGVDEQVLVELKTLWENKLMQSKAVDGFHSEEQQLLLQSQQHQHHHHHHHVQAHHHHQQQQPTATHQAPTQQVLIPAAAHQASQQQVLIPSNDSKLIQHMAPQGMVRPASGCYLGSAAATAATLALPAGVTPVQQLITNSGQLLQVVRAANGAQYIIQPQQPMVLQQQMIPQMQPGGVQAPVIQQVLAPMPGGLSQQTGVIIQPQQILFTGNKTQVIPTTVAAQAPTQAQISMANAQQQQQGQQQTPLVLQVDGAGDTSSEEDEEEDEDYDDEEEEDKEKDGEDGQVEEEPLNSEDDVSDEEGQELFDTENVVVCQYDKIHRSKNKWKFHLKDGIMNLNGRDFVFSKAIGDAEW, from the exons ATGGCGACCGCGGCCAACGCCAACCCCGTG CCTAAACTTTACCGCTCGGTCATCGAGGACGTGATTAATGACGTGCGGGAGCTGTTTCTGGACGAGGGTGTGGACGAGCAGGTCCTGGTGGAGCTGAAGACG CTGTGGGAGAACAAATTGATGCAATCGAAGGCGGTGGACGGGTTTCACTCAGAGGAGCAGCAACTTCTCCTCCAATCCCAGCAGCAccagcaccaccaccaccaccatcatgtgcagGCGCACCACCACCACCAGCAGCAGCAGCCGACCGCCACTCACCAAGCACCGACGCAGCAGGTTCTCATCCCGGCTGCCGCGCACCAAG CTTCTCAGCAGCAAGTTCTGATCCCAAGTAACGATTCCAAACTGATCCAGCACATGGCCCCGCAAGGAATGGTACGCCCCGCCAGCGGCTGCTATCTGGGG AGTGCAGCAGCCACCGCGGCCACCCTGGCCCTGCCCGCCGGGGTCACCCCTGTCCAGCAGCTCATCACTAACTCTG GTCAGCTCCTGCAGGTGGTCAGAGCCGCTAACGGTGCCCAGTATATCATCCAGCCGCAGCAGCCCATGGTCCTGCAGCAGCAAATGATTCCCCAGATGCAGCCTGGAGGGGTACAGGCCCCCGTTATCCAGCAG GTTTTAGCCCCTATGCCCGGTGGCCTTTCGCAGCAGACCGGTGTCATCATACAGCCTCAGCAGATCCTCTTCACAGGCAACAAGACCCAAGTCATCCCAACCACCGTCGCTGCTCAAGCCCCAACACAGGCCCAGATCTCTATGGCAAAcgcccagcagcagcagcaggggcaGCAGCAGACGCCTCTCGTCCTGCAGGTTGATGGTGCCGGAGACACTTCTTCtgaggaggatgaagaagaagatgaAGATTATGacgatgaagaggaggaggacaaggagaAGGACGGCGAGGACGGACAAGTAGAAGAG GAGCCGCTGAACAGTGAGGATGACGTGAGCGATGAGGAGGGGCAGGAGCTGTTTGACACGGAGAATGTTGTCGTTTGCCAGTACGATAAG ATCCACAGGAGTAAAAACAAGTGGAAGTTTCATCTCAAAGATGGAATTATGAACCTGAACGGTCGAGACTTTGTTTTCTCCAAAGCCATTGGTGATGCGGAGTGGTGA
- the GTF2A1 gene encoding transcription initiation factor IIA subunit 1 isoform X3, translating to MQSKAVDGFHSEEQQLLLQSQQHQHHHHHHHVQAHHHHQQQQPTATHQAPTQQVLIPAAAHQASQQQVLIPSNDSKLIQHMAPQGMVRPASGCYLGSAAATAATLALPAGVTPVQQLITNSGQLLQVVRAANGAQYIIQPQQPMVLQQQMIPQMQPGGVQAPVIQQVLAPMPGGLSQQTGVIIQPQQILFTGNKTQVIPTTVAAQAPTQAQISMANAQQQQQGQQQTPLVLQVDGAGDTSSEEDEEEDEDYDDEEEEDKEKDGEDGQVEEEPLNSEDDVSDEEGQELFDTENVVVCQYDKIHRSKNKWKFHLKDGIMNLNGRDFVFSKAIGDAEW from the exons ATGCAATCGAAGGCGGTGGACGGGTTTCACTCAGAGGAGCAGCAACTTCTCCTCCAATCCCAGCAGCAccagcaccaccaccaccaccatcatgtgcagGCGCACCACCACCACCAGCAGCAGCAGCCGACCGCCACTCACCAAGCACCGACGCAGCAGGTTCTCATCCCGGCTGCCGCGCACCAAG CTTCTCAGCAGCAAGTTCTGATCCCAAGTAACGATTCCAAACTGATCCAGCACATGGCCCCGCAAGGAATGGTACGCCCCGCCAGCGGCTGCTATCTGGGG AGTGCAGCAGCCACCGCGGCCACCCTGGCCCTGCCCGCCGGGGTCACCCCTGTCCAGCAGCTCATCACTAACTCTG GTCAGCTCCTGCAGGTGGTCAGAGCCGCTAACGGTGCCCAGTATATCATCCAGCCGCAGCAGCCCATGGTCCTGCAGCAGCAAATGATTCCCCAGATGCAGCCTGGAGGGGTACAGGCCCCCGTTATCCAGCAG GTTTTAGCCCCTATGCCCGGTGGCCTTTCGCAGCAGACCGGTGTCATCATACAGCCTCAGCAGATCCTCTTCACAGGCAACAAGACCCAAGTCATCCCAACCACCGTCGCTGCTCAAGCCCCAACACAGGCCCAGATCTCTATGGCAAAcgcccagcagcagcagcaggggcaGCAGCAGACGCCTCTCGTCCTGCAGGTTGATGGTGCCGGAGACACTTCTTCtgaggaggatgaagaagaagatgaAGATTATGacgatgaagaggaggaggacaaggagaAGGACGGCGAGGACGGACAAGTAGAAGAG GAGCCGCTGAACAGTGAGGATGACGTGAGCGATGAGGAGGGGCAGGAGCTGTTTGACACGGAGAATGTTGTCGTTTGCCAGTACGATAAG ATCCACAGGAGTAAAAACAAGTGGAAGTTTCATCTCAAAGATGGAATTATGAACCTGAACGGTCGAGACTTTGTTTTCTCCAAAGCCATTGGTGATGCGGAGTGGTGA
- the TSHR gene encoding thyrotropin receptor translates to MSEMLHVLFLFLLSLFLLENGSAASCPNNCICEKEPSYSVTCRNRSTIPQIPPNTEILRLMETWIPVIPRGAFTNVANISRIFITLDTELRRVESGAFQGLEMITEIEVRSLMNLNCIESGAFQDLPMLSYLGISNTGLSIFPDISRIHSLVVSFFVEIADNPNMVLVPTNAFQGLSSGFLTLKLYNNGFTKLQGHAFNGTNLIVVDLHNNVRLGGLHKEVFMGVLSGPTTLDISRTAVSSLPTKGLKYLKHLEAQSTWYLKKLPPLNTFVHLETANLSYPSHCCAFTNWTKKRSDLESLFCNQSYLHSSHQKRSVRTFVGVGPYYQDYMDGDPDQTENTKSTTFHSSSHFSVFFEDQGDEDVGFGQEIKNAQEQHTTAFESYDVYDICDSNEKLVCTPTPDEFNPCEDIMGYNFLRIVVWFVNILAILGNAFVLFILITSHYKLSVPRFLMCNLAFADFCMGIYLLLIASEDLHTRSEYYNYAINWQTGPGCNTAGFFTVFASELSVYTLTVITLERWYAITFAMRLDRKIRLRHATFIMVGGWALCFFLALLPLVGISSYIKVSICLPMDTETTLAQAYIILVLMLNIIAFVIICACYIKIYITVRNPHYKSGDKDTKIAKRMAVLIFTDFLCMAPISFYALSAIMNKPLITVSNSKILLVLFYPLNSCANPFLYAIFTKAFRRDVFILLSKFGVCEHQAQVYRGQTVSAKNSSGSYGQRSSGGTGQTHANIPDFLKDQEVAEKHGALLDDCGMTVL, encoded by the exons GCGTCTGATGGAGACGTGGATCCCGGTAATTCCCAGAGGGGCTTTCACCAATGTCGCCAACATCAGCAGAAT TTTTATAACGTTGGACACTGAACTGAGGAGGGTGGAATCCGGAGCCTTTCAGGGACTTGAAATGATCACTGAAAT AGAAGTCCGAAGTCTCATGAATCTGAACTGCATTGAATCAGGAGCTTTCCAGGACCTGCCGATGCTGAGTTATCT AGGGATTTCAAACACTGGACTTTCCATTTTCCCAGATATAAGCCGAATCCACTCTCTGGTGGTCAGCTTCTTTGT GGAGATCGCTGACAATCCTAACATGGTGCTCGTTCCTACTAACGCCTTCCAGGGACTGTCCAGCGGATTCCTGACCCT TAAACTCTACAACAACGGATTTACCAAGCTGCAGGGCCACGCATTCAACGGCACCAACCTGATTGTTGT GGATCTGCACAACAATGTCCGTCTGGGTGGGCTCCACAAGGAAGTCTTTATGGGGGTCCTCTCCGGTCCCACAACCTT GGACATCTCCAGGACGGCCGTGTCCTCACTGCCCACCAAAGGCCTGAAGTACCTGAAGCACCTGGAGGCACAGAGCACCTGGTACCTCAAGAAGCTGCCCCCGCTGAATACCTTTGTTCACCTGGAGACCGCCAACTTGTCTTACCCCAGTCACTGCTGTGCGTTCACCAACTGGACCAAGAAGAGGAG CGACCTGGAGTCTTTGTTCTGCAACCAGTCTTATCTGCACAGCAGTCACCAGAAGCGCTCGGTGAGGACCTTTGTAGGGGTGGGTCCGTACTACCAAGACTATATGGACGGAGATCCTGACCAGACCGAGAACACCAAGTCTACGACCTTCCACAGCAGCAGCCACTTCTCGGTCTTCTTTGAGGACCAGGGAGATGAAGACGTGGGTTTTGGGCAGGAGATCAAGAACGCGCAGGAGCAGCACACAACGGCGTTCGAGAGTTACGACGTGTACGATATTTGTGACAGCAACGAGAAGCTGGTATGCACCCCCACACCGGACGAGTTCAACCCCTGTGAGGACATCATGGGCTATAACTTCCTGAGGATCGTGGTCTGGTTTGTCAATATCTTGGCCATCCTGGGCAACGCCTTCGTCTTGTTCATCCTCATCACCAGTCATTACAAGCTGTCCGTGCCACGCTTCCTCATGTGCAACCTCGCATTTGCGGACTTCTGCATGGGCATTTACCTGCTCCTGATCGCCTCTGAGGATCTTCACACCCGCTCAGAGTACTATAACTACGCCATTAACTGGCAGACAGGGCCCGGCTGTAACACAGCCGGATTCTTCACCGTGTTCGCCAGCGAGCTCTCTGTGTACACACTGACTGTAATAACGCTGGAGCGCTGGTACGCCATCACTTTTGCCATGCGTCTGGATCGTAAGATCCGCCTTCGGCATGCCACCTTTATCATGGTGGGCGGCTGGGCGTTATGCTTCTTTTTGGCGCTCTTACCATTGGTCGGGATTAGCAGTTACATCAAAGTCAGCATCTGTTTACCGATGGACACGGAGACGACGCTCGCTCAAGCCTACATCATATTGGTTTTGATGCTCAACATCATAGCGTTCGTCATCATCTGCGCCTGTTACATCAAGATCTACATCACCGTCCGCAACCCCCATTACAAGTCCGGAGACAAAGACACGAAAATCGCCAAGCGCATGGCGGTCCTGATCTTCACTGACTTCCTTTGCATGGCGCCCATTTCCTTCTATGCCTTGTCCGCCATAATGAACAAGCCGCTTATCACCGTCTCCAACTCGAAGATACTGCTGGTCTTGTTCTACCCTCTGAACTCTTGTGCCAATCCTTTTCTTTATGCCATTTTTACCAAGGCTTTCCGGAGAGACGTCTTTATCCTTCTTAGTAAATTTGGCGTCTGCGAGCATCAGGCGCAGGTTTATCGTGGACAGACGGTTTCTGCTAAAAACAGCAGCGGCTCATATGGGCAGAGGAGCAGTGGGGGCACCGGGCAGACCCATGCAAACATTCCAGATTTCCTTAAAGACCAAGAAGTGGCAGAAAAACATGGCGCACTCCTGGACGACTGTGGCATGACTGTGTTGTAA